GCCACTCACTTTTAGTGACGAAATCATTGCATCTGAAAttccctttttttttttcagggctCGCCATGGCAATTTAAGTATCCAGGCAAGGTAAACAGGTTCTCTTGCAAGAACAAGCTGAGCACGCAGTTGAGGCAGAGTGCCGAAGAGTCCATCAAGGAACCAACGCCACCTGATCTATTCCAGGTAGGCTAGATTCCATTGTCCCATTCACTTATAAATACCAGTCATTGTCACTATTTTTGGAGCTAtatattaccatagagaaaaaaccgaccaagtgcgagtcggactcgcgcacggagggttccgcaccatcaacaaaaaatagagcaaaacaagcaaaaaaacggtcacccatccaagtactgaccccgcccgacgttgcttaacttcggtcaaaaatcacgtttgttgtatgggagacccacttaaatcttaatttattctgtttttagtatttgttgttatagcggcaacagaaatacatcatctgtgaaaatttcaactgtctagctatcacggttcgtgagatacagcctggtgacagacggacggacagacggacggacggacagcggagtcttagtaatagggtcccgtttttaccctttgggtacggaaccctaaaaaatacatagagtgctcactccatacatcagttttagtaccaaaaagacttagcatcgagtagcggaactatcagtactgctacttgacaatagatgtagcagtactgatagttccgctactcgatgctagatgtagacactgaaattaatagtctgaactgatgtatggagtgagcactcttgtcttattatatttctctatgatattacACAGAGTCAGAGTTGATGACGTCACCAGGCCCAGGGAGGATAAAACAAGGCTCTGGTGGTGCTATGGTGGGGTGCTGACAATAGGGTACTTTTTCCTACTACAATAGAATATAACGAGTAGGTATGACCAGCAAAGCATTATAGCTGCCCAGATCAAAATACACTCTttggtacttacaaaaaataaaaataaatattgaaatgcGTAACAAAATGGAAACTTTTCCAAAAAAACGAAATATGTTCCAAATAGGTACCTGAGTTTTGGATAACTTGGTTTTTCAAATACTTAAGGTTTGGGTCGATTCATTCATTTGAACCATCATTTATTTTTGATTCAAGCCGTATTTATGGATTATTTGAACTTTATTACGCCTAAATAGAGTTTAAATtcgcttaaaataaatgttaaatataCTTCACCAATTTTCGCAGCCAAACCCAAGCATGGAATCCCACAACTTCGTAAGCGGCATGAAGATAGAAGCGTTAGATCCTCACGACATGAAAACTATTCGTCCAGCCACTGTACACAAGGTCTTCAACAACTTCCACTTCCTTGTCGTCATTGACGACAACGCAGACGACTATGAAGACACCAAAACTGCCTGGCTCTGCGATTCCATGCACCCATACATCTACCCTATAGGCTGGGCCACGAAAAACAATTTCACTTTCAAACCACCTAAAGTATGGAAAGAAGGACCTTTTGACTGGGATGAATACCTCTCAATGACATCTTCCGTCCCCGCCCCCGAATACTGCTTCGGCACAAAGCCACCTGTAAAAGGAATGGAACTAAACATGAAATTAGAAGCCGTAAATCCACAAAATCATGAAGAAATCCACGTCGCTACTATAGACGCTATTATAGAACATATGGTGTGCGTAGAGTTAATCCCTATACAGGAGAAATTCTGGTACGCGCAGAACAGTGATTTGCTATTCCCCGTAGGATGGTGCGATAGTAACAACTATGAGCTACATATCCCTGATATAAACGCTGTAAAGGAGCCTCCTAAAGCGATTGAAGAAGTTAAACCTAAAGAGGATCACAAGAAATCTACAGATGAGTGGTGCGAGAGAATATTCTTCAACTATAAATGTTATGCCGGTCCGACAATAAGTAGAAACAAATTGTCACAGCTCCCAAAACATGTTGGGCCTGGGCCTTTGTCTTTAGTGTTGAAAGAGGTTCTGAATAAGATGATATCGGCATCGTATAAGCCCGCTAAACTGCTCAAAGATTGGGAGACCGAGGGCCCGCCGGAAGATGGGATGAGGCTTGAGATGCTAAGAGCCAAGTAAGTATCAAATTTTATAGGGAACAATGTTATGAACTCCTTAAGTGGTAATACTTGTAATGTAATAAATTAGTACTTGTGTTCAAAGAGCAACGTCATTTTGGCCCCGAATAACtatgaaaatttgattatcttGATAATGATGGGGTAACATTCATAGGAAAACAATTTGTTTCCAGGTTGAAGTCAAGCACATACCACGCATACGTGCCCATTGCGACAACAACGGCGCAAGTGCCCTCCTTCTGCCGCGACGTGTGCGGCAAGATGCAGGCGTGCCCCTGCCTCTTCGGGCCCGAGGAGTACCCCGAGCAGTGCCCCCAGAACTGCCAGCAAGTCGACAAGTCCACATTCCGTATGTATCTCACTAATCATACAGAACTGCCAGTACTTAGCCTGTCCTTGCGGCAGACGTAGCGCCTAATGTTAATTTTATGGCAAATATTTGGGATGAGGTAGCCAACCCCAGCTAAACTAAAGAAATGAGAGTGGGCAAAGATAGGAGGGGATATTCAAACGGTTGAAATACAGCATGCGGTGATTCCTCGCAGGCTGCAAGGCGGTATAACGACTAGTGAAActcatatttttattgtaatggTTAATGATGGTAGAGGGCAGTTATGGTGCTCTCCCGCACTTCGCATGTCGACAAATTAAACTGAACCTTAAATcaacttaaaatctttttttatAGATAACATTACCGAGCGCCGGGGCAGACCCAAGGGCAGCCTCAACGgaaggaagaagaagaaaaagccTGCCCCTGAAAAGAAGGAGAAGGAGCAACAACCTCAAGAAACCGAGAGCAATAAGGACGGAGAATCGGTCGAAGACGAACACAGCGCGGGCTCCACGCCGCCCTCCGAGTCGGGAACTAGACCAAACTCGCCCGACAGCGACTACAAGCGCACCCAGAGAAGAAAACGAGAACCCAAGAACAATTACCCCAAACTGGAAATGAAAACAAGAGGCGCGAAGCTCCCGAACTTCGCTCAACAGATGAAGGAATCTCACTGGAACAAAAAAGACGTAGAGACGATCTACAATAGCAGCGCGAATAAGAAGCAACAAGAAAGCGACTCGGAGAACGAAAGCAACGACACCAGCTCTAATTCCCGCGATGCCAAAAACATATCGGACGTATCCGATTCGGAGGAACCGGAGCTTAAGAAACTCAAGTTCACTACGTATGATCCTTTACCGTCTGATAATAAGATGTTCGAGAAAGATACTGCGGCGTCTTGGATTAAAGGGAAATTGAAGTTGTCGCCGAACCCATTGGACTGGAGCGTCGACGACGTATACGCTTACTTAAGCAGTACTGACGACTGCAAAGTTTTAGCTGACAAGATGAGAGACGAAGAAATAGACGGAGAGGCTTTCGTTATGCTTGACCTGGCCACCATCAGGGAGCTGTTACATATGAAAAAGGAGTTCGCCGTGCTCCTCTGTAAGCATATCACCAAGATCAAGTGGTATTATTTAGACAATTACGAAGATACTAGCGAATCGTGATAAGCTTAACATTATTTACAATGTCTAGTCCTCAATAAAGTAATGAATTGTTGCAAGAGCTTTATTAATGAAATTAATAACCCAAGTTAGTAGCTTTACGTAGTTTCTTGCACAAGTAGCTGCAGAGAGATCCTAGGAAAGATTTCTCGCTCCTGCTCGATTCGCGATGGCTTTCGTCGTCGGagtgaatgttttttttagcAAAGGATATTTTGATGGGTATCTCACGATCCGCGAACTCAGGGCCGTCTTTAATAAGCGTCTCCAACCTGGCCAACTCCATCTTTTTAGCAGATAGCATCTTTATATCATCCGCTGAAGCTACGAGCTTACTCACGCCTTGGTTATATGAGCTACATCGCTCCATGATTTGAATTGCAGACAAATGGCTATTGTCATTGTTCATCTTGATCTTGAGGTATGGGTTCTTGGACATTAAATAGATGTTCAGTGTTTCGGCGGCGTTCACTTTGTACTTCAACTCTTGTTTATTTTCACTGCCTTTCTCGTCACTCGCTGACTCCATTGAATTGTAGTTTTCGTTTTTAAACGCTTCCATTACTGATTGTATATCTTCTAGCTTTGAAATGCTGTCAGAATTCTCAGATACTTTATCTTTACACTGAAATTCTGCATTAAAATCAGAAGATTCAGATGACATTATATGGCGAATTATATCTTTTATAAAATCCTCCATTTCCTGCACACATTCCCCTTGTTCCTTGCTCAATATATCGTGGAATTTCTTCTTGTACAGCTCGAAGTCGTGCATATTGTCATAGAATTTGCTAAAGATCTCTTCGACAGTAACTTTGAAGAATTTAATACTCGAATCTAGCGTGTTCGTGGAGGAGTCAGTTTGCAATTCCTCGGAGATGTTTCGTTCAATGTTGTTAAGATATGATTCGGTGAGGGATATCCTTTCCGCCCTCGAGTCCGTTGATGTTTCACTAGTTAGCGTATCCTTAACAGGCATAACATCGTAATCGTACCTCTTGTAGTACTCCTCTGACTCGCTGTACGAAGATGATGTAGCTATCTCATGCTTAGAAGGATACTGAATGACTTTAGCAACTGTAGGTTCACTAGATTCACTGCCGAAATGTTTACACGACTTTACCTGTTTAGCATATTTATTGGCTTGAGAGTATTTGTAGGGTTTCTTCTTCAACAAGTCTCGGGAACCTGAAATGAGATAGCAGATAAACaattatttgaatactttggttACAAGATACGACCAAGCTTTGCTTTACGAATTTTACGatatgtaaattatgtaaagGTGTGTAATAGGCTGATACTTAGGGATTGAACAAGCATGGACTAGACATACTTACTCATTACAGCGTCAGGGATTGAGCCTATTTACGTGGAGAAATAGAACCAGATACATTAacaatagaaataaatatggcttCACAATATAAGATTTGAATAGTAACTACTTGctataattttgaataattttaaaagGAGCAACTTTAgattaacataaatattattacgaTCAACATTGAAATGTtctcaaaaatttaaaaataatacttcTGACAAAAAGTcagaatagttttttttctttattgcaTAACTTTTTGGTCTTAGCATTTCTACCTGTATGTCTGACCCACGTTCACTGCCAAgccaacgttttcgtagcgctatACTCGTAGCCGATACCAGCGTTTCcacgctttgtagaggaaagcgacaCCGAGCGGTGACGATATTATTCATACTGAACCAATACTGAACACCTTTTGGTTCAACGCATCCAACGTCCAACCCCAAAATCGCGAAATAA
This region of Cydia amplana chromosome 4, ilCydAmpl1.1, whole genome shotgun sequence genomic DNA includes:
- the LOC134663059 gene encoding scm-like with four MBT domains protein 2, translating into MEEFDWNNYLEANKSIAVPEELFSHVEASLYNGIKQGMLLEVCHKNNPDIYWIAEITMVCGHLLRIKFIGADTDFWCDISKTKVHPLGWCGNNDELIEPPDEINEKYGDTIIDIMKNALLDGQSVCIEALNNKGLSAIDRIKTGMKVEVQNIIDPYRYWSGTVSENVGGRLLVRYDGADDDLAPVWIFCSNPRLSPFGYVTNKGSPWQFKYPGKVNRFSCKNKLSTQLRQSAEESIKEPTPPDLFQPNPSMESHNFVSGMKIEALDPHDMKTIRPATVHKVFNNFHFLVVIDDNADDYEDTKTAWLCDSMHPYIYPIGWATKNNFTFKPPKVWKEGPFDWDEYLSMTSSVPAPEYCFGTKPPVKGMELNMKLEAVNPQNHEEIHVATIDAIIEHMVCVELIPIQEKFWYAQNSDLLFPVGWCDSNNYELHIPDINAVKEPPKAIEEVKPKEDHKKSTDEWCERIFFNYKCYAGPTISRNKLSQLPKHVGPGPLSLVLKEVLNKMISASYKPAKLLKDWETEGPPEDGMRLEMLRAKLKSSTYHAYVPIATTTAQVPSFCRDVCGKMQACPCLFGPEEYPEQCPQNCQQVDKSTFHNITERRGRPKGSLNGRKKKKKPAPEKKEKEQQPQETESNKDGESVEDEHSAGSTPPSESGTRPNSPDSDYKRTQRRKREPKNNYPKLEMKTRGAKLPNFAQQMKESHWNKKDVETIYNSSANKKQQESDSENESNDTSSNSRDAKNISDVSDSEEPELKKLKFTTYDPLPSDNKMFEKDTAASWIKGKLKLSPNPLDWSVDDVYAYLSSTDDCKVLADKMRDEEIDGEAFVMLDLATIRELLHMKKEFAVLLCKHITKIKWYYLDNYEDTSES
- the LOC134647491 gene encoding uncharacterized protein LOC134647491; this translates as FICYLISGSRDLLKKKPYKYSQANKYAKQVKSCKHFGSESSEPTVAKVIQYPSKHEIATSSSYSESEEYYKRYDYDVMPVKDTLTSETSTDSRAERISLTESYLNNIERNISEELQTDSSTNTLDSSIKFFKVTVEEIFSKFYDNMHDFELYKKKFHDILSKEQGECVQEMEDFIKDIIRHIMSSESSDFNAEFQCKDKVSENSDSISKLEDIQSVMEAFKNENYNSMESASDEKGSENKQELKYKVNAAETLNIYLMSKNPYLKIKMNNDNSHLSAIQIMERCSSYNQGVSKLVASADDIKMLSAKKMELARLETLIKDGPEFADREIPIKISFAKKNIHSDDESHRESSRSEKSFLGSLCSYLCKKLRKATNLGY